In the genome of Cellvibrio sp. KY-YJ-3, one region contains:
- a CDS encoding TerB family tellurite resistance protein: MLNKLARFIERHLQSGGDSLALTDHQKQLAISALLVEIAMADHHFSEIEANKLNQLLAQKFSLTTNEIADLIDLAKNESHDATSLHQFTQIVNTQCSASDKFRLIIAMWEMAYADGDLDKYEDYMIRKVADLIYVPHSEFIRAKNLVKTKLQ; this comes from the coding sequence GTGCTCAATAAGCTCGCACGCTTTATCGAGCGCCACCTGCAATCAGGTGGCGACTCACTCGCCCTCACCGATCACCAGAAACAACTGGCCATTTCTGCATTGCTGGTGGAAATTGCCATGGCTGATCATCACTTCTCCGAAATTGAAGCTAACAAACTCAATCAATTACTCGCACAAAAATTTTCACTTACCACAAATGAAATCGCCGACTTGATTGATCTCGCCAAAAATGAGTCTCATGATGCAACGTCATTGCATCAATTCACTCAAATTGTGAACACGCAATGCTCAGCGAGCGATAAATTTCGCCTGATAATAGCGATGTGGGAAATGGCTTATGCCGATGGAGATTTGGATAAATACGAAGACTACATGATCAGAAAGGTAGCAGATTTAATCTACGTCCCGCACAGCGAATTTATTCGCGCTAAAAATCTTGTCAAAACAAAACTGCAGTAA
- a CDS encoding STAS domain-containing protein: MKPGQILVADHNGVYIIKMLGDVRLTLCISFDQFIDAMFKSENFTSVLFDLSDAEAIDSTTLGLMAKISILGQERCGIVPVILASNPSIQRILQTMGFGDIFTIVDKLDAPVLSAQPLNCINCDEQEVKEKVLEAHKILMGLNASNADTFRNLVNMLENC; the protein is encoded by the coding sequence ATGAAACCCGGCCAGATTTTAGTTGCCGACCACAATGGTGTTTATATCATCAAGATGCTGGGTGATGTTCGCCTTACTCTCTGTATTTCTTTCGATCAATTTATTGATGCAATGTTTAAAAGTGAGAATTTTACCTCAGTGCTGTTTGATCTTTCGGATGCGGAGGCGATTGACAGTACAACATTGGGGTTGATGGCAAAAATATCAATTTTGGGTCAGGAGCGATGTGGAATAGTACCGGTTATCTTGGCGAGTAACCCGAGTATCCAGCGCATCCTTCAAACCATGGGGTTCGGCGATATATTTACTATAGTCGACAAGCTTGATGCTCCAGTGCTCAGCGCGCAGCCACTAAATTGCATTAATTGTGATGAACAAGAAGTAAAAGAAAAAGTATTAGAGGCCCATAAAATTTTGATGGGTTTGAACGCAAGTAACGCAGATACATTTCGTAACTTGGTAAACATGTTGGAGAACTGTTAA
- a CDS encoding SpoIIE family protein phosphatase, whose translation MNSKPEQKMTPASRKLLIIDDDALVRQSLLTYLSDSGFAVQFAIDSHSALHLLQSNHDYPDLIITDLRMPNGDGLQLLQTLHDQFPELPVIVVSGAGVMSDVVAALRLGARDYLIKPLADLEVLVHSINKVLDRQDLEAENLRYRAQLEDANRELKENLRVLERDQIAGRRVQRRLMPSGLSTQEGYQVAHTIVPSLFLSGDFVDYAHIKQRYLAFYLADVSGHGASSAFVTIWLKHLVSRMVREEGLFGDEYSFVEGANQMLRQINRELHETRLSHHLTLFVGIIDTHTDKMHYVVAGHLPMPILLTESGAEYLVGQGKPAGIFKEVSWQLYERDLPEKFALICFSDGVLETLPQVELADKEAHLLARVAASTGTLDSVCNTLVIKEIRDNPDDIAVLSISRGVS comes from the coding sequence TTGAACTCCAAGCCCGAGCAGAAGATGACACCCGCAAGCCGCAAGCTGCTTATCATCGATGACGATGCCCTTGTCCGCCAAAGCCTTTTAACCTATCTGTCTGATAGTGGTTTTGCTGTGCAGTTTGCTATTGACTCCCACTCTGCACTTCACCTTCTTCAGTCCAATCACGACTACCCTGATTTGATTATCACTGATCTGCGTATGCCCAACGGCGACGGTTTGCAGTTATTGCAAACGTTACACGACCAGTTCCCTGAGTTGCCTGTTATTGTGGTGTCCGGTGCTGGTGTGATGAGCGATGTAGTAGCTGCATTGCGTTTGGGAGCGAGAGATTATTTGATTAAACCGCTTGCTGATTTAGAGGTTCTTGTTCACTCGATCAATAAAGTGCTTGATCGTCAGGATCTGGAAGCCGAAAATTTGCGTTATAGAGCACAACTGGAGGACGCCAATCGCGAGCTGAAAGAGAATTTGCGTGTTCTGGAGCGAGATCAGATTGCTGGTCGCAGGGTGCAGCGACGACTGATGCCATCTGGGCTCAGCACCCAAGAGGGTTATCAGGTTGCGCATACTATAGTTCCTTCGCTTTTTCTCAGTGGCGATTTTGTTGATTATGCCCACATTAAACAACGTTACCTCGCGTTTTACTTAGCTGACGTTTCAGGTCACGGTGCATCTTCTGCATTTGTCACTATTTGGCTAAAACACTTGGTAAGCCGAATGGTACGCGAGGAGGGCTTGTTTGGTGATGAGTACTCGTTTGTTGAGGGTGCTAATCAAATGTTGCGGCAAATTAATCGTGAACTGCATGAGACTCGCCTCAGTCATCACCTAACACTTTTTGTAGGCATAATAGATACCCATACAGATAAAATGCATTATGTGGTTGCAGGCCACCTGCCTATGCCAATTTTGTTGACTGAGTCCGGCGCGGAGTACTTGGTGGGGCAGGGTAAGCCCGCAGGTATTTTCAAGGAAGTTAGTTGGCAGCTGTATGAACGAGATCTTCCTGAAAAATTTGCTTTGATTTGTTTTTCGGATGGTGTTTTGGAAACATTGCCACAGGTTGAGTTGGCGGATAAAGAAGCTCATTTATTGGCGCGGGTTGCTGCCAGCACTGGCACTTTGGATTCCGTCTGCAATACTTTGGTGATAAAAGAGATTCGTGATAACCCCGATGATATCGCGGTCCTTTCGATTTCTAGAGGTGTGAGTTGA
- the der gene encoding ribosome biogenesis GTPase Der — protein MIPVIALVGRPNVGKSTLFNRLTQSRDALVADYPGLTRDRKYGEGILENRRFIVIDTGGISGEEEGIDSMMAGQSLLAIQEADIVLFIVDSRAGLNPADETIAKHLRVNNKKTYLVANKIDGTDPDIALAPFYELGLGEVYPTTASHGRGVRSLMEEVLAEIPEFPEDYQPDDATGIKIAIVGRPNVGKSTLVNRLLGEDRVVVYDEPGTTRDSIYINYTRFDKPYTIIDTAGVRRRKNIDLMVEKFSIVKTMQAIADANVVVLVMDASEGVVEQDLHLMGTTIEAGRALVIALNKWDGLDDAHKQYVKNEIERRLRFVDFATIHFISALHGTGVGNLYKSIELAYQSATDKFSTNYLTRILQDAVREHQPPMIQGRRIKLRYAHPGGHNPPIIVIHGNQTNDVPSHYTKYLEKTFRRVLDLHGTPIKIEFRNNENPYSERKGKLTQRQLVEMRRKAEREKNNKKPK, from the coding sequence ATTATCCCCGTAATAGCACTTGTTGGTCGCCCTAATGTGGGTAAATCCACTCTTTTTAATCGCTTGACCCAGTCTCGCGATGCCTTGGTAGCGGATTACCCCGGTTTAACCCGCGATCGTAAGTACGGCGAAGGTATATTAGAGAACCGCCGTTTTATTGTTATTGATACCGGCGGAATCAGCGGTGAGGAAGAGGGTATCGACAGCATGATGGCGGGGCAATCGCTGCTGGCGATACAAGAGGCCGATATAGTCCTCTTTATTGTCGATAGTCGTGCCGGGCTTAATCCGGCCGATGAAACCATTGCCAAGCATTTGCGCGTCAACAACAAAAAAACTTATTTGGTTGCCAATAAAATTGACGGTACAGATCCCGATATTGCGTTGGCACCATTTTATGAGCTTGGATTGGGTGAAGTTTACCCAACGACTGCAAGCCACGGTCGTGGTGTGAGATCCTTGATGGAAGAGGTTCTGGCAGAAATCCCTGAATTTCCAGAGGATTATCAACCAGACGATGCGACCGGTATTAAAATTGCCATTGTTGGCCGTCCCAACGTAGGCAAGTCAACTCTGGTAAATCGCTTGCTGGGTGAAGATCGGGTGGTGGTTTACGATGAGCCCGGTACTACTCGGGATAGTATTTATATCAATTACACTCGTTTTGATAAGCCTTACACCATTATTGATACGGCGGGAGTACGTCGGCGAAAAAATATTGATTTGATGGTGGAAAAATTTTCTATCGTCAAAACCATGCAGGCGATTGCAGATGCAAACGTTGTAGTGTTGGTAATGGATGCCAGCGAAGGTGTGGTTGAGCAAGATTTGCACCTGATGGGCACTACCATTGAGGCTGGCCGCGCGTTGGTGATAGCGCTGAATAAGTGGGATGGTTTGGATGATGCGCACAAACAATATGTGAAAAATGAAATTGAGCGCCGTTTACGCTTTGTAGATTTTGCCACCATTCACTTTATTTCTGCCTTGCACGGTACAGGTGTTGGAAATCTCTACAAGTCCATTGAGTTAGCTTACCAATCGGCAACAGATAAGTTCAGCACTAATTACCTCACAAGAATTCTGCAAGATGCTGTACGTGAGCATCAGCCGCCCATGATCCAAGGGCGACGCATCAAGCTGCGTTACGCTCACCCGGGTGGACATAATCCACCGATAATCGTGATTCATGGTAACCAGACCAATGATGTTCCCAGTCACTACACCAAGTATTTGGAAAAAACCTTCCGTCGGGTCTTGGACCTGCACGGAACTCCGATAAAAATAGAGTTCCGTAACAATGAAAACCCTTATTCGGAGCGGAAAGGGAAACTTACCCAGCGACAGCTGGTTGAGATGCGGCGCAAAGCAGAGCGCGAGAAAAACAATAAAAAGCCAAAGTAA
- the bamB gene encoding outer membrane protein assembly factor BamB: MTQVSVRHFSWLVLLCAFAVSGCSWFSKKTGNEPMELVDFEETIDLDRVWKRGIGEGQNKGFSSLTPALDGDVIYAVDFEGLVVAVNTGSGKKLWSRKINKAEQGLWGWLKGFFVATDPNRQIIGGIAAENGLLLVATYAGEVMALSKENGDELWRKQLPGEIVSAPRTNGSVVAAQSVNGKLYALDAKTGEQLWFYDNQPPVLTLRGTPSPIVTDTAIYTGFSNGRMMAFNPSNGLILWEQRIASPKGRSELERMVDIHSSPVLRDGVLYVGTYQGRVSAIARGTGSPLWGIDGSTSENLAVSSDKVFVAHSDGKVAAYSAATGEQLWVNEQMLRRNLNGPQVFGDYVAVVDFKGYMHVLNQSDGQFAARTRVDRKGARAPMQTDGETLYVFTNRGKLIAFRAEKDE; encoded by the coding sequence ATGACGCAAGTCTCTGTGAGGCACTTTAGCTGGTTGGTTTTGCTTTGTGCATTCGCTGTTTCCGGATGTTCCTGGTTTAGTAAAAAAACAGGAAACGAACCCATGGAGTTAGTCGATTTTGAAGAGACTATCGACCTGGATCGGGTGTGGAAACGTGGTATTGGTGAAGGTCAAAACAAAGGTTTTAGTAGCCTCACACCTGCATTAGATGGCGATGTTATTTATGCGGTTGATTTTGAAGGTTTGGTTGTTGCAGTAAACACTGGTTCTGGCAAAAAGCTCTGGTCACGCAAGATTAATAAAGCAGAACAGGGACTGTGGGGATGGCTGAAGGGTTTCTTCGTTGCCACTGACCCGAACCGCCAAATCATTGGTGGTATCGCTGCTGAAAATGGTTTGTTGCTGGTGGCGACTTATGCGGGTGAAGTTATGGCTTTATCCAAAGAAAATGGCGATGAGTTATGGCGTAAACAGCTTCCGGGTGAAATAGTTTCAGCTCCACGTACTAACGGAAGTGTTGTTGCTGCTCAATCGGTGAATGGCAAGCTCTATGCCTTGGATGCCAAAACCGGTGAACAATTGTGGTTTTATGATAATCAGCCACCAGTTCTGACGTTGCGCGGTACGCCATCACCAATAGTCACCGACACAGCGATTTACACCGGTTTTTCCAATGGTCGCATGATGGCCTTTAACCCGAGTAATGGTTTGATACTGTGGGAGCAGCGTATAGCTTCACCAAAAGGTCGTTCAGAGCTGGAGCGGATGGTAGATATCCATTCCAGTCCAGTTCTGCGTGATGGGGTTCTGTATGTTGGTACCTATCAGGGTCGAGTCAGTGCAATAGCGCGTGGAACTGGCAGTCCACTGTGGGGAATTGATGGTTCAACCAGTGAAAATCTGGCTGTTTCCTCAGATAAAGTTTTTGTTGCCCATTCCGATGGCAAAGTGGCTGCTTACAGTGCGGCCACGGGCGAACAATTGTGGGTTAATGAACAAATGTTGCGCCGTAATTTGAACGGGCCACAAGTATTTGGTGATTATGTAGCCGTAGTTGATTTTAAAGGCTACATGCACGTGCTCAACCAAAGTGATGGCCAGTTTGCAGCACGTACTCGTGTTGACAGAAAAGGCGCACGTGCTCCGATGCAAACAGATGGTGAAACACTTTATGTGTTTACTAATCGTGGCAAACTAATTGCGTTTCGTGCTGAAAAAGACGAATAA
- a CDS encoding tetratricopeptide repeat protein produces MSVHLSEEEQLEVLKRWWKDYGRTIIIAVLIVVAGYFGFTTWQDQKRQAAEKASVMYEELLKLVNVEPGKVITDADKATVTHLAGQLKEANSKSMYAHSAAFFLAKLAVEDNKLDAAASELKWILSAKPDAATEQLARLRLARVLTAQKAYDEALAQLTPEPAAAFVADYAEARGDIFKLQGDLDAARTSFEKALTSIDPQQQERYMLLQMKVDDLKVNDSVPAAPVAEEK; encoded by the coding sequence GTGAGCGTACATCTTTCAGAAGAAGAACAATTAGAAGTCTTAAAGCGTTGGTGGAAGGATTATGGTAGAACCATAATCATCGCCGTATTAATCGTTGTGGCTGGCTATTTTGGTTTTACAACGTGGCAGGATCAAAAACGTCAAGCGGCTGAAAAAGCATCAGTAATGTATGAAGAACTGTTGAAACTGGTTAACGTTGAGCCTGGCAAGGTAATCACCGATGCTGATAAAGCGACTGTTACTCATTTAGCCGGTCAGCTGAAAGAGGCAAATAGCAAAAGCATGTACGCACATAGCGCGGCTTTTTTTCTTGCCAAATTGGCTGTTGAAGATAACAAGTTAGATGCGGCAGCGAGTGAACTTAAATGGATTTTGTCTGCCAAACCGGATGCTGCAACTGAGCAGTTGGCTCGCTTGCGATTGGCGCGAGTGTTAACTGCACAGAAAGCTTATGACGAAGCCTTGGCGCAATTGACTCCAGAACCAGCGGCAGCATTTGTTGCTGATTACGCTGAAGCACGCGGGGATATCTTTAAATTACAAGGTGACTTGGATGCTGCCAGAACCTCATTTGAAAAAGCGCTGACCTCAATTGATCCTCAACAACAAGAGCGTTACATGTTGTTGCAAATGAAAGTTGATGATTTGAAAGTAAATGATTCTGTGCCGGCAGCCCCTGTTGCTGAGGAGAAGTAA
- the hisS gene encoding histidine--tRNA ligase, whose protein sequence is MKKIQAIRGMNDLLPADSPLWQYVESVVTDILTRYAYQEIRFPIVESTELFKRSIGEVTDIVEKEMYTFEDRNGDSLTLRPEGTACCVRACEENGLLYNQTQRLWYMGPMFRHERPQKGRYRQFHQIGVETFGIQGPDIDAEVLVLSARILRELGVADHVRLQINSLGSTEARTTYKQALVAYLEQVKDQLDEDSKRRLESNPLRILDSKDANTQSLLNAAPVLLDYLDDASREHFEGLKSLLDAAGIAYEVNPRLVRGLDYYGKTAFEWVTDKLGSQSTVCAGGRYDGLVEQLGGKSTPAVGFGIGLERLVLLLQAVEAVPEGLDQQADVYLVAVGNVQSVAMQLAERIRDDLPFVRLLLNCGGGNFKSQLKRADKSGAEIALILGEDEAQAEKVSIKFLRDDVEQQTLPFDEAIAYLQSLG, encoded by the coding sequence TTGAAAAAAATACAAGCAATTCGTGGGATGAATGACCTGCTGCCAGCAGACTCACCACTTTGGCAATATGTTGAGTCTGTGGTTACTGACATACTTACGCGCTACGCCTATCAGGAAATTCGTTTTCCAATCGTCGAGTCTACAGAGTTGTTCAAGCGCTCGATTGGTGAAGTTACCGATATTGTTGAAAAAGAAATGTATACCTTTGAGGATCGCAATGGCGATAGTTTGACCTTGCGCCCCGAAGGTACTGCGTGCTGTGTGCGGGCCTGTGAAGAAAATGGGTTGCTTTACAATCAAACACAGCGCTTGTGGTATATGGGCCCCATGTTTCGCCACGAGCGTCCGCAAAAAGGACGTTATCGGCAGTTCCACCAAATTGGTGTTGAAACCTTTGGCATCCAGGGCCCCGATATCGATGCCGAGGTGTTAGTGTTAAGCGCGCGTATTTTGCGTGAGTTAGGCGTTGCTGATCATGTTCGTTTGCAGATTAACTCTCTGGGTAGTACGGAAGCTCGCACTACATACAAACAGGCATTGGTTGCGTATTTGGAGCAGGTAAAAGATCAACTTGATGAAGATAGTAAGCGTCGTCTTGAATCAAATCCTTTGCGTATTCTTGATTCAAAAGATGCTAACACCCAGTCATTACTAAACGCAGCGCCGGTGCTTCTGGATTATCTGGATGATGCTTCGCGCGAACATTTTGAAGGGTTAAAGTCGCTGCTGGATGCGGCTGGTATAGCGTATGAAGTAAATCCACGCTTGGTGCGCGGACTCGATTATTATGGTAAAACGGCGTTCGAATGGGTAACGGATAAATTAGGATCGCAAAGTACGGTTTGTGCTGGTGGTCGCTATGATGGTTTGGTTGAGCAGTTGGGTGGCAAATCAACACCTGCTGTAGGTTTTGGTATTGGTCTTGAACGCTTGGTGTTGTTGTTGCAAGCCGTGGAGGCAGTGCCAGAGGGTTTGGATCAACAAGCTGATGTTTACTTGGTGGCAGTTGGTAATGTGCAGTCTGTTGCCATGCAGCTAGCTGAGCGTATACGTGATGATTTACCTTTTGTTCGTTTGTTGCTCAATTGCGGTGGTGGTAATTTTAAAAGCCAATTAAAACGAGCGGATAAAAGCGGTGCTGAAATCGCGTTAATTCTAGGTGAAGATGAAGCTCAGGCTGAGAAGGTAAGTATTAAATTCTTGCGTGATGATGTTGAACAGCAAACCCTTCCATTTGATGAAGCAATTGCCTATCTGCAATCGCTCGGGTAA
- the ispG gene encoding flavodoxin-dependent (E)-4-hydroxy-3-methylbut-2-enyl-diphosphate synthase gives MHCESPIKRRKSRQIMVGNVAVGGDAPISVQSMTNTETTDVAATVEQIRRIQAAGADIVRVSVPTMDAAEAFGAIRKQVTIPLVADIHFDYRIALRVADLGVDCLRINPGNIGREKRIKAVVDKARDLNIPIRIGVNAGSLEKDLQKKYGEPTPDALVESALRHVEILDQLNFYNFKVSVKASDVFMAVAAYRKLATLIDQPLHLGITEAGGLRSGTVKSSIGLGALLMDGIGDTIRVSLAADPIEEIKVGWDMLRSLKIRSKGVNFIACPSCSRQNFDVIKTMNDLEQRVEDITVPLDVAVIGCVVNGPGEAKEADLGLAGGTPSNLIYIDGEPNQKLTNENLVDNLERLIRAKAAQKQAQMDADAKNIIAKA, from the coding sequence ATGCATTGCGAGTCTCCTATAAAACGTCGTAAATCGCGGCAGATAATGGTTGGAAATGTTGCGGTTGGTGGTGATGCACCTATTTCTGTACAGAGCATGACCAATACAGAGACAACAGATGTAGCGGCAACTGTCGAGCAAATTCGCCGTATTCAAGCGGCAGGTGCCGACATTGTTCGCGTTTCAGTGCCCACAATGGACGCTGCGGAAGCCTTTGGTGCCATTCGCAAGCAAGTGACTATTCCGTTGGTTGCAGATATTCATTTTGATTACCGTATTGCGCTGCGTGTTGCCGATTTGGGTGTGGACTGTTTGCGCATTAATCCAGGTAATATTGGTCGTGAAAAGCGCATCAAAGCTGTTGTCGATAAAGCGCGCGATTTAAATATCCCAATCCGAATTGGTGTCAATGCCGGTTCTCTTGAAAAAGATTTGCAGAAAAAATATGGCGAGCCAACACCTGATGCGTTGGTTGAATCTGCTTTGCGTCACGTAGAAATTCTTGATCAGTTAAATTTTTATAATTTTAAAGTCAGTGTAAAGGCGTCAGATGTTTTTATGGCGGTTGCTGCTTACCGCAAGCTTGCTACGCTAATCGATCAGCCCTTGCATCTAGGTATTACTGAGGCGGGCGGTTTGCGTTCTGGCACAGTGAAATCCTCCATAGGTTTAGGCGCACTGCTGATGGATGGTATTGGCGATACTATTCGCGTATCGCTTGCGGCAGACCCCATTGAAGAAATTAAAGTAGGTTGGGATATGCTGCGCAGTTTGAAAATTCGCAGCAAAGGTGTGAACTTTATTGCTTGCCCAAGTTGTTCACGTCAGAACTTTGATGTAATCAAAACCATGAACGACCTGGAGCAGCGCGTGGAGGATATTACCGTCCCTCTGGATGTGGCGGTAATTGGCTGTGTTGTAAATGGCCCCGGTGAAGCAAAAGAGGCTGATTTGGGACTGGCAGGCGGAACCCCGAGTAACTTGATATACATAGATGGTGAGCCCAATCAAAAGTTAACCAATGAAAATCTGGTTGATAATCTCGAGCGTTTGATTCGTGCCAAGGCTGCACAAAAGCAGGCACAAATGGATGCGGATGCAAAAAATATCATCGCAAAAGCCTGA
- a CDS encoding RodZ domain-containing protein: MTFDDDKKSIDDSRSRELSPGKLLVWARERANLTQEQVAKELYMTLTKVRSLESDDYRHMSADTFVRGYLRAYANLVHLDVPQVLSAYDRFLQKTGGAELTTPRRSESESKPIWQFAVITLAALFILWLISIWFFDNRQQSVIDRPAAIVPQLDLRHSFSSAASSAMPPISDTSLTAISVGAMSSAAAVEIQASSSIVSSESYSSEASIVAVENTPIAAVAGRLAVLTLEFNAECWLEVSDARGDVLAADLQAAGSSLQLQGEAPFDVKLGNAPAASISLNGELIVITPLPTTNVLSLKVGQ; this comes from the coding sequence ATGACTTTTGATGACGATAAAAAATCCATAGACGATAGCAGGTCAAGAGAACTCTCTCCCGGCAAACTGTTGGTGTGGGCGCGTGAGCGCGCCAACCTTACACAAGAGCAAGTTGCCAAAGAACTCTATATGACGCTTACAAAAGTCAGGTCGCTTGAGTCGGACGATTATCGTCATATGAGCGCCGATACTTTTGTGCGTGGTTATTTGCGTGCTTACGCCAATTTGGTTCATCTTGATGTCCCACAAGTATTGTCTGCCTATGATCGGTTTCTGCAAAAAACCGGGGGGGCAGAGTTAACTACACCTCGTCGCTCCGAGTCTGAAAGTAAACCTATTTGGCAATTTGCAGTAATTACATTGGCTGCGCTTTTTATTCTTTGGTTAATTTCGATTTGGTTTTTCGATAATCGACAGCAGTCCGTTATTGATCGACCGGCCGCTATTGTGCCCCAGTTGGATTTACGTCACTCATTCTCGAGTGCGGCATCCAGTGCGATGCCCCCCATTTCAGATACATCGCTTACCGCTATTTCTGTTGGCGCAATGTCTTCAGCTGCGGCTGTAGAAATACAAGCCAGTAGTTCTATTGTCAGCTCAGAGTCCTATTCAAGTGAGGCATCTATTGTGGCAGTAGAAAATACTCCAATTGCAGCAGTGGCGGGGCGTTTGGCAGTGCTGACGCTGGAATTTAATGCGGAGTGTTGGTTGGAAGTAAGCGATGCACGTGGTGATGTGCTTGCCGCTGATCTTCAAGCGGCGGGTAGCAGTCTACAACTGCAGGGGGAGGCGCCATTTGATGTAAAACTTGGCAATGCGCCAGCAGCAAGTATTTCACTCAATGGTGAGTTAATTGTGATAACGCCATTGCCAACAACGAATGTGTTATCACTAAAAGTGGGTCAGTAA
- the pilW gene encoding type IV pilus biogenesis/stability protein PilW: MQKNKLHKLLQLLIVSLVSVLLLSGCVSDGKGKPNRPVDKAKSLELHIKLAQGYIDRGNRESARHHLRKAAEIDRNSADATETLARLYQLEGEPKLAEETFKKAIKNKKNFTLARNNYGVFLFGAKRYEEALEQFELAAEDLDYVDRASALVNVGRTALLLGKNERAKAALEHAAVLDRGMADAQIELADINFQKQDYAAAKQHLDRYQAQGQVTSRSLLLGIRLERVFGNKDKEASYVLMLKNRFPYSREYLEYKQTMM, encoded by the coding sequence ATGCAAAAGAATAAATTACATAAATTGCTACAGCTATTAATAGTAAGTCTGGTGAGTGTTTTGCTGCTCTCTGGCTGTGTGTCTGATGGTAAGGGCAAACCGAATCGGCCTGTTGATAAAGCTAAATCGCTTGAACTGCATATCAAACTGGCGCAGGGATATATTGACCGAGGTAACCGTGAGTCGGCGCGTCATCATTTGCGTAAAGCGGCCGAGATAGATCGTAACTCCGCTGATGCAACAGAAACTCTCGCGCGTTTGTATCAATTGGAAGGTGAGCCAAAATTGGCAGAAGAAACCTTCAAAAAAGCGATAAAAAACAAAAAGAATTTTACTTTGGCACGAAATAATTACGGTGTGTTTTTGTTCGGCGCCAAGCGCTACGAAGAAGCATTGGAACAATTTGAGCTGGCAGCTGAAGATCTGGATTATGTTGACCGCGCGTCTGCCTTGGTTAATGTGGGAAGAACGGCGCTGTTGTTAGGTAAAAATGAACGTGCAAAGGCCGCTTTGGAGCATGCCGCTGTGCTTGATCGCGGCATGGCTGACGCGCAGATTGAATTGGCTGATATTAATTTTCAAAAACAGGATTACGCAGCTGCAAAACAGCATCTGGATAGGTATCAGGCGCAAGGGCAGGTGACTTCGCGTTCACTGTTATTGGGGATTCGTTTGGAGCGCGTTTTTGGTAATAAGGATAAAGAAGCCAGTTATGTATTGATGTTAAAGAATCGTTTTCCTTATTCAAGAGAATATCTTGAATATAAACAGACGATGATGTGA